One window of the Acinetobacter equi genome contains the following:
- a CDS encoding amino acid permease encodes MNNNTELQRGLKNRHIQLIAMGGAIGTGLFLGSAHVIQSAGPSIILGYAIGGLIAFLFMRHLGEMIVHEPVAGSFSHFAYKYWGKFPGFLTGWNYWMLYILVAMTELTAVAKYINYWWPHIPAWASVLFFFIVITLLNLGNVKIYGESEFWLSIVKVAAVISMIIFGLYLILTADANSTASFSNLWNQGGFFPNGFDGLFYMLAFLMFAFGGIELIGMAAAEADNPQKTIPKAINQVVFRILIFYVGSLAVLLSLVPWNQLELGGLDKSPFVMIFSQLGINWAAHLLNFIILTAALSVYNSGMYANSRMLYSLAKQGNAPKILAKTNKQGVPIPAVLISAFLIFGCVILNYFAPEEALSHLIYIVVGALVLNWAMISLTHLQFRRAKKRLKFETSYPALWAPFSNYVVLAFIAVVLFIMWTQGFKESVLMIPIWIICMYILYNALNLKDKKAEN; translated from the coding sequence TTGAATAACAATACTGAACTTCAGCGTGGCTTAAAGAACCGTCATATCCAATTAATTGCCATGGGTGGTGCAATTGGTACAGGCTTATTCTTAGGTTCCGCTCATGTCATCCAATCCGCAGGTCCTTCTATTATTCTAGGATATGCCATTGGGGGGCTTATTGCTTTTCTATTTATGCGTCACCTTGGGGAAATGATTGTTCATGAACCTGTTGCTGGCTCATTTAGTCATTTTGCATATAAATATTGGGGTAAATTCCCAGGCTTCTTAACGGGCTGGAATTACTGGATGCTCTATATTTTAGTTGCAATGACTGAACTCACTGCAGTTGCAAAATATATTAATTATTGGTGGCCTCATATCCCTGCATGGGCATCCGTGCTCTTTTTCTTTATTGTTATTACATTACTCAATTTAGGTAACGTAAAAATATATGGTGAATCTGAGTTCTGGCTATCCATTGTTAAAGTAGCTGCTGTCATTTCAATGATTATATTTGGCTTATACCTAATTTTAACTGCAGATGCTAATTCAACAGCTTCATTTAGCAACCTTTGGAATCAGGGCGGATTTTTCCCAAATGGTTTTGATGGTTTATTCTACATGCTCGCCTTCCTCATGTTCGCCTTTGGTGGTATTGAACTAATTGGTATGGCCGCAGCTGAAGCAGATAATCCTCAAAAAACAATTCCAAAAGCAATTAATCAGGTTGTTTTTAGAATTCTAATATTCTATGTTGGCTCATTGGCTGTACTTTTATCTTTAGTCCCTTGGAATCAACTCGAACTTGGCGGCTTAGACAAAAGTCCTTTTGTAATGATTTTTAGCCAATTAGGTATTAATTGGGCAGCTCATTTACTTAACTTTATTATTCTAACTGCTGCACTCTCTGTATATAACAGTGGTATGTATGCAAATAGCCGTATGCTTTATAGTTTAGCGAAACAAGGAAATGCTCCTAAAATATTAGCAAAAACAAACAAGCAAGGCGTGCCAATTCCTGCCGTATTAATCTCTGCATTCCTTATTTTTGGTTGTGTTATTTTAAACTACTTTGCACCAGAAGAAGCACTTAGCCACTTAATTTATATCGTAGTAGGTGCTCTTGTTTTAAACTGGGCAATGATTTCATTAACACATCTACAATTTAGACGTGCGAAAAAAAGATTAAAGTTCGAAACTTCATATCCTGCTTTATGGGCACCATTTAGTAACTATGTTGTTTTAGCATTTATTGCAGTTGTACTCTTTATTATGTGGACGCAAGGTTTTAAAGAATCCGTACTCATGATTCCGATCTGGATTATTTGTATGTATATACTTTACAACGCTTTAAATCTGAAAGATAAAAAAGCTGAAAACTAA